A genomic segment from Hypomesus transpacificus isolate Combined female chromosome 13, fHypTra1, whole genome shotgun sequence encodes:
- the LOC124475669 gene encoding carbohydrate sulfotransferase 3-like, translated as MRIKYTISLVFILALVIIEKENNIISRVSDKLALKQTPQTPLQQGISSPLLLKYNGSFTTLSKLDPAFTLMKRRLENYTEHEVAPNGRKHILLLATTRTGSSFVGEFFNQQDDNMFYLFEPLWHVERSLTLETGGTNSTAASAAYRDVLRQLFLCDFTMLESFIEPRPMDHITTALFRRESSSSLCEESVCSPIVKKVFERYHCRTRRCGPLNLTMASESCLQKEHRAIKSVRVRQLETLRPLAEDPRLDVKFIQLVRDPRAVLASRMVAFSAKYKNWKKWAVDGDVPIDDDEVRKLKGNCDNIRMSAEVGLRQPPWLRRRYMLVRYEDIARFPMRKAADMYRFTGIPFTPQVKNWILQNTQASKEASGVYSTQKNSSEQVEKWRFRIPYKIAQVVQRVCGPTLKLFGYKIVNSEAMLTDKSISLIEEKNFNFT; from the exons ATGAGGATCAAATACACAATATCCCTTGTCTTTATTCTGGCACTTGTCATCATTGAAAAGGAAAACAACATTATCTCGAG GGTTTCAGATAAACTAGCCTTGAAGCAGACCCCGCAGACTCCTCTACAGCAAGgtatctcctccccccttctgctGAAGTACAATGGCTCCTTCACCACTCTGAGCAAGCTGGACCCAGCCTTCACCCTGATGAAGCGGCGCCTAGAGAACTACACGGAGCATGAGGTTGCCCCTAACGGCAGGAAGCACATCCTCCTGCTAGCCACCACCAGGACCGGTTCTTCCTTTGTGGGCGAGTTCTTCAACCAGCAGGACGACAACATGTTCTACCTTTTTGAGCCCCTTTGGCACGTTGAGCGTTCCCTGACGCTAGAGACCGGAGGGACAAATTCCACGGCGGCGTCCGCAGCCTATCGGGACGTGCTCCGCCAGCTGTTCCTGTGTGATTTTACCATGTTGGAGAGCTTCATCGAACCCCGGCCCATGGACCACATCACCACCGCCCTCTTCCGCAGGGAATCCAGCAGCTCTCTGTGCGAGGAGTCCGTCTGTAGCCCCATTGTCAAGAAGGTCTTTGAGCGCTACCACTGCAGGACCAGGCGCTGTGGGCCTCTCAACCTGACGATGGCCTCCGAATCCTGCCTGCAGAAGGAGCACAGGGCCATCAAGTCAGTGAGGGTGCGTCAACTCGAGACTCTGCGGCCCCTGGCCGAGGACCCGCGCCTCGACGTCAAGTTCATCCAGCTGGTCAGGGACCCCCGGGCTGTTCTGGCCTCACGCATGGTGGCCTTCTCTGCCAAGTACAAGAACTGGAAGAAGTGGGCAGTGGATGGGGACGTGCCTATCGACGATGACGAGGTGAGGAAGCTGAAAGGCAACTGCGATAACATTAGGATGTCGGCTGAGGTGGGGTTGCGACAGCCCCCCTGGCTGAGGAGACGCTACATGCTAGTTCGCTACGAGGACATCGCCCGATTCCCCATGAGGAAGGCTGCAGACATGTACAGGTTTACCGGCATCCCATTCACTCCTCAGGTAAAAAACTGGATTCTCCAAAACACTCAGGCTTCCAAGGAGGCCAGTGGTGTGTACTCAACCCAAAAAAACTCATCAGAGCAAGTCGAGAAATGGAGGTTCAGGATACCATACAAAATAGCCCAGGTTGTGCAGAGAGTTTGTGGGCCGACATTAAAGCTTTTTGGGTACAAAATAGTTAACAGTGAAGCAATGCTTACAGACAAGTCCATCAGTTTGATAGAGGAAAAGAATTTCAACTTTACATAG